Proteins from a single region of Companilactobacillus farciminis KCTC 3681 = DSM 20184:
- a CDS encoding aspartate kinase: protein MKVAKFGGSSVADANQFRKVKQIIEADPDRQIVVVSAAGKSASERIKVTDLLIEMERAINDGDDFSKLFSKISSRILKIRDDLNLKLDIEADLNEVAKHLNGCSHDYLISRGEYLTGKMMAEFLGYYFVDAKDILIFDGDNLNYELSRQKLLTILQKHQNILVPGFYGSNEDGSIHLMPRGGSDITGAILANLVDAQLYENWTDVSGILMADPRIVDHSKKIDVLTYEELQELSYMGVGVFQEEAVRPVRQKNIPTEILNTNCPSAGGTLVVSKEKHLNNNIVTGIAGKKNYIVITIKKYRLSKHLEVLQKVLAVFQKQHISIDSTPSGNDGFSFLCQRGDVGDKLKLIIQELKSNCGVDAVNVRENIALVAAVSLKLSSRPAIAGRILNYLDESLIKVKFVFQDGSDIKVVFGVNNEDYEKTIEKIYHESINSIAQKISA from the coding sequence ATGAAAGTTGCAAAATTTGGAGGAAGTTCAGTTGCTGATGCTAATCAGTTTAGAAAAGTTAAACAAATAATTGAGGCAGATCCTGATAGACAAATAGTTGTTGTCAGTGCCGCTGGTAAGAGTGCTAGTGAAAGAATTAAAGTAACTGATCTTTTAATAGAAATGGAACGAGCTATTAATGATGGCGACGATTTTTCTAAATTATTCTCAAAGATTAGTTCACGGATTTTAAAAATTAGAGATGATTTAAATCTAAAGCTTGATATTGAAGCAGATTTAAATGAAGTTGCTAAGCATTTAAATGGTTGTTCACATGATTATTTGATTTCTCGTGGTGAATATTTGACAGGTAAGATGATGGCTGAATTCTTAGGTTATTATTTCGTCGATGCTAAGGATATTTTGATTTTTGATGGTGATAATTTAAACTACGAACTATCTCGTCAAAAACTATTAACAATTTTACAAAAACATCAAAATATTTTAGTTCCTGGTTTTTATGGCAGCAACGAAGATGGCTCGATTCATCTAATGCCTAGAGGTGGTAGCGACATTACTGGTGCTATTTTGGCTAACTTAGTCGATGCTCAATTGTATGAGAACTGGACTGATGTGTCAGGAATCTTGATGGCAGATCCTCGAATCGTTGATCATTCAAAGAAAATCGACGTTTTAACTTATGAGGAATTACAAGAGTTGTCATACATGGGTGTCGGTGTTTTTCAAGAAGAAGCTGTGCGCCCAGTACGTCAAAAAAATATTCCAACAGAGATCCTCAATACTAATTGTCCTAGTGCCGGTGGAACTTTAGTAGTAAGTAAAGAGAAGCATTTAAATAACAACATCGTAACTGGAATTGCCGGCAAGAAAAATTATATTGTCATTACTATTAAGAAATATCGTTTGAGCAAGCATCTGGAAGTGTTGCAAAAGGTACTGGCAGTTTTTCAAAAGCAACATATTTCAATTGATTCAACTCCTTCAGGAAACGATGGATTTAGTTTCTTGTGTCAGCGTGGTGACGTTGGCGATAAATTAAAATTGATCATTCAGGAATTAAAATCTAATTGTGGCGTTGATGCTGTTAACGTTCGTGAAAATATTGCTTTGGTAGCTGCCGTTTCGTTGAAATTAAGCAGTCGTCCAGCTATTGCAGGTAGAATCCTCAATTACTTAGATGAAAGTTTAATTAAAGTGAAGTTTGTCTTTCAAGATGGCAGCGATATTAAAGTAGTTTTCGGTGTTAATAATGAAGATTACGAAAAAACAATTGAAAAAATTTATCATGAATCGATTAATTCTATTGCTCAAAAAATTTCTGCATAA
- a CDS encoding homoserine dehydrogenase — translation MKIAILGFGTVGKGVYEIVKKANMQTQNLSVSHILIRKNKIRTMPEMTDDMSEILTDKDVDVVVEVMGGIEPAHEYILAALNHGKNVITANKAVVAIYLKEFTEAAERNHVKFYFEASVGGGIPWIQGLEKALRIDNVNSISGIFNGTSNFILDQMSKKGQPFVEVLKEAQKLGYAEADPSADIDGYDIANKLCISADIAYDIDIKNHQKLPIFGIRNITCEDVKYFQKRGLAVKLIGRSHQKDNKFDYVVEPALFLDQTLEANTPDNYNLISLNGETIGKLDFFGQGAGMLPTANAIVQDILDVKERKSHLKRDFDKRMEYCPDLTKGDYLLRTKVNVSELFKNYQVSKEGSYLVVHQIPVGMMHKLMKLVLQEDKAAFMVSLPDQEVA, via the coding sequence ATGAAAATTGCAATCTTAGGATTTGGTACAGTAGGAAAAGGCGTATATGAAATAGTTAAGAAGGCCAATATGCAAACCCAAAACCTCTCTGTAAGTCACATTTTGATTAGGAAAAATAAAATTCGGACAATGCCCGAGATGACAGATGACATGTCAGAAATATTAACTGATAAGGATGTCGATGTAGTTGTAGAAGTGATGGGTGGTATTGAACCAGCTCATGAATATATTTTGGCAGCCTTAAATCATGGAAAGAACGTTATTACAGCTAATAAAGCTGTCGTAGCTATTTATTTAAAAGAATTTACAGAAGCAGCCGAAAGAAATCATGTGAAATTTTACTTTGAAGCATCAGTTGGTGGCGGTATTCCTTGGATTCAAGGATTGGAAAAGGCCTTGCGAATCGACAACGTTAATTCGATTTCTGGTATCTTCAACGGTACAAGCAATTTTATTCTCGATCAGATGAGTAAAAAGGGCCAACCATTTGTTGAAGTGCTTAAAGAAGCTCAAAAATTAGGCTATGCGGAAGCTGATCCAAGTGCTGATATTGATGGTTACGATATTGCCAACAAGCTGTGCATCAGCGCTGACATTGCCTACGATATTGATATCAAAAATCATCAAAAACTACCTATCTTTGGAATTAGAAATATTACTTGTGAAGACGTGAAGTATTTCCAAAAACGTGGTCTAGCAGTCAAGTTGATTGGTCGTTCACATCAAAAAGATAACAAATTCGATTATGTAGTTGAACCAGCATTATTTTTAGACCAGACTTTGGAAGCTAATACTCCAGACAATTACAATTTGATTTCTTTAAATGGAGAAACAATTGGCAAGCTCGACTTCTTCGGTCAAGGAGCAGGAATGTTGCCAACTGCCAATGCAATCGTTCAAGACATTTTGGATGTTAAGGAAAGAAAGAGTCATTTGAAACGTGACTTTGATAAGCGAATGGAATATTGTCCAGATTTAACTAAAGGTGATTATCTCTTGCGAACAAAAGTTAATGTCAGTGAGTTGTTTAAAAACTATCAAGTCTCAAAAGAAGGTTCATATCTAGTTGTTCATCAGATTCCGGTTGGTATGATGCACAAACTAATGAAATTGGTCTTGCAAGAAGATAAGGCGGCCTTTATGGTAAGCCTTCCAGATCAGGAGGTTGCCTAA
- the thrC gene encoding threonine synthase, with protein sequence MNKNYTSTRDNQVQLPAKAAIRKGFSDDGGLFVYPELSKLKVELSQLVHKNYQEIAKIILMKLLPDFSEIQIEECIKNAYNHSFDTSLITPIKQVDNFNVLELFHGPTSAFKDIGLQMLPQLMKQVLTPEQRVMILTATSGDTGKAALEGFKNLEKMGITVFYPHDGVSKIQQLQMQTTNGNNTEITAIKGNFDDAQSNVKKIFNDQSFKQKLGENISLSSANSINIGRLIPQVVYYFASYIQLVTKEQIKLGDQVNFTVPTGNFGDVLAGYYAKQMGLPVKKFIVASNENNVLTKFFQTGIYDRNRPFLKTFAPSMDIQISSNFERLLYYKSGEDTQYVKQLMDQLENVGKYQVKPEVLAEIQKDFYCGYSTDEEIKQSIEQVYEQDNYLMDPHTAVGYKVMRDYQENDSKTPMILLSTASPYKFTHVVAEAILKQKIDDDFDAMQAINKKTNLPIPKNLAEVWNLPVLHDDVIDKDKMEDYIQQKVEADFYDKN encoded by the coding sequence ATGAATAAAAATTATACAAGTACACGCGACAATCAGGTGCAACTACCTGCCAAAGCAGCAATTAGAAAAGGATTCTCTGATGATGGTGGGCTCTTCGTCTATCCAGAACTATCCAAATTAAAAGTAGAATTAAGTCAATTGGTACATAAAAATTATCAAGAAATCGCCAAAATTATTTTGATGAAATTATTACCTGACTTTTCAGAAATACAAATTGAAGAATGCATTAAGAATGCCTACAATCATAGCTTTGACACCTCCCTTATAACTCCTATTAAACAAGTCGATAATTTTAACGTTTTGGAACTATTTCACGGACCAACGAGTGCTTTCAAGGATATTGGTCTACAAATGTTGCCACAATTAATGAAACAAGTTTTAACACCAGAACAAAGAGTCATGATTTTAACAGCTACGAGTGGCGACACTGGTAAGGCTGCTCTTGAAGGTTTTAAAAATCTCGAAAAAATGGGTATCACAGTCTTTTATCCACATGATGGCGTCAGCAAGATCCAACAATTACAAATGCAAACTACTAATGGCAATAATACAGAAATCACAGCTATTAAAGGAAACTTCGACGATGCTCAAAGCAATGTCAAAAAGATTTTCAACGACCAAAGTTTCAAACAAAAGTTGGGTGAAAATATCAGTCTCTCAAGTGCCAATTCCATCAATATTGGCCGTCTGATCCCGCAAGTCGTTTATTATTTTGCTTCATATATACAGTTAGTAACAAAAGAGCAAATAAAATTAGGCGACCAAGTTAATTTCACTGTTCCAACTGGTAACTTCGGTGATGTCTTAGCTGGATACTACGCTAAACAAATGGGACTACCTGTCAAAAAATTTATCGTCGCTAGCAATGAAAACAATGTCTTAACAAAATTTTTCCAAACTGGTATTTATGACCGTAATCGTCCATTTCTAAAGACTTTTGCTCCAAGTATGGATATTCAAATTTCTAGTAATTTTGAAAGACTGCTCTATTACAAGTCTGGTGAAGATACACAATACGTTAAGCAATTAATGGATCAATTAGAAAATGTCGGCAAGTATCAAGTTAAGCCAGAAGTTTTGGCTGAAATTCAAAAAGACTTTTACTGTGGATACAGCACTGATGAAGAAATCAAGCAGTCCATCGAACAAGTTTATGAACAAGATAACTATTTAATGGACCCTCACACTGCAGTCGGCTATAAGGTCATGCGTGACTATCAAGAAAACGACTCTAAAACACCAATGATCCTACTCAGTACGGCCAGTCCTTATAAATTCACACACGTAGTTGCAGAGGCCATTCTCAAACAAAAAATTGATGATGATTTTGATGCTATGCAAGCTATTAACAAAAAAACGAATTTACCAATTCCTAAAAATCTCGCTGAGGTTTGGAATTTACCAGTTCTGCATGATGATGTGATCGATAAAGATAAAATGGAAGACTACATCCAACAGAAAGTCGAGGCTGATTTTTATGATAAGAATTAA
- the thrB gene encoding homoserine kinase codes for MIRIKVPATSANLGVGFDCMGLAVSLYSTIDFEQSSQKLIINGCDEQFQNEQNLIYQAFVRGCQFLNQPIPNVKITIDNHVPVSRGLGSSAVCIVGGLMGANLWFDSPLNKEEILTLATEMEGHPDNVAPAILGNLNVSFTDSLENIQNVAFKVSSDLFFVALIPNYQLSTKKARQVLPKSMDYQTVSYQVGHAVALSKALETGDLQLIRQAIIDKMHEPFRSKLIPDYSAVKSICEKDGGVLYISGSGSTLMAIASNLNDAQKIIDETKKSFPNWETHLLSVDTKGASGVLI; via the coding sequence ATGATAAGAATTAAAGTCCCTGCTACAAGCGCCAATCTAGGTGTCGGCTTTGACTGCATGGGTTTGGCCGTTTCTCTCTATTCAACGATTGACTTTGAACAAAGCTCTCAAAAATTGATCATAAATGGCTGTGATGAACAGTTTCAAAATGAACAAAACTTAATTTATCAAGCTTTTGTCCGCGGTTGCCAATTTCTCAATCAACCAATTCCCAACGTAAAAATCACTATCGACAATCACGTTCCTGTTTCTCGTGGATTAGGAAGTTCAGCTGTTTGTATCGTTGGTGGCTTGATGGGAGCTAACTTGTGGTTTGATTCTCCCCTAAATAAAGAAGAGATCTTGACTCTAGCAACTGAAATGGAAGGTCATCCCGACAACGTTGCTCCCGCTATTTTAGGAAACTTGAACGTTTCCTTTACTGACAGCTTGGAAAATATCCAAAATGTAGCTTTTAAAGTTTCATCGGACTTATTTTTTGTGGCTTTAATTCCCAATTATCAACTCAGTACCAAAAAAGCTCGTCAAGTCCTCCCCAAATCGATGGACTATCAAACAGTCAGTTACCAAGTTGGACATGCCGTAGCCCTCTCCAAGGCTTTAGAAACTGGCGATTTACAATTGATTCGTCAAGCTATTATCGATAAAATGCATGAACCCTTCCGTAGCAAATTGATTCCTGACTATTCAGCTGTTAAATCCATCTGTGAAAAGGACGGTGGCGTTCTTTATATCAGTGGTAGTGGTTCAACTTTAATGGCAATTGCTTCCAACCTCAACGATGCTCAAAAAATTATCGATGAAACAAAAAAGAGCTTCCCAAATTGGGAAACTCATTTATTATCTGTTGACACTAAGGGTGCTAGTGGCGTTTTGATTTAA
- a CDS encoding AraC family transcriptional regulator, translating to MATPMEILEFDYVNPVKCIYHRPIGKKYVVPHWHEAIEITYVAKGNPGTMFIEDQTYQLEQGDVYVINSRLIHGFDTQITKSQKIVTLLINYDWLRHCLPKTVRNKSFDLIKQPKKDSQMAAFRELVGLINNIKDYQCLDTSEDNHLHQLSMSVELISVLVKNFAVDQELQHQIPPIIAQVIDDFQQQYQNEIQLSDMAKNYNYSYAYFSKLFKRYLGISPKKYLTLLRVQKAAEMIETSDDKLSEVALQTGFPDEKSFYAAFKARYRQTPLEYRKKLQSIT from the coding sequence ATGGCTACACCAATGGAGATACTGGAATTTGATTATGTGAATCCCGTCAAATGTATTTATCATCGGCCGATTGGAAAAAAGTACGTTGTCCCACATTGGCATGAGGCAATCGAAATTACCTATGTTGCTAAAGGAAATCCCGGAACTATGTTCATTGAGGATCAGACGTATCAATTAGAACAAGGGGATGTTTATGTAATTAATTCTCGTTTGATTCATGGATTCGATACTCAGATTACTAAGAGTCAAAAGATAGTTACTTTGCTGATCAATTATGATTGGTTACGTCATTGCTTACCCAAGACGGTTCGTAACAAGAGTTTTGACTTAATTAAGCAACCAAAAAAAGACAGCCAAATGGCTGCCTTCAGGGAGTTAGTAGGTTTAATAAATAATATCAAAGATTATCAATGCCTCGATACTAGTGAGGATAATCATTTGCATCAGTTGTCGATGTCGGTAGAATTGATCAGCGTCTTAGTAAAAAACTTTGCCGTCGACCAAGAACTGCAACACCAAATACCACCAATAATTGCCCAAGTGATAGATGATTTCCAACAACAATATCAAAATGAAATTCAATTATCAGATATGGCTAAAAATTATAATTATAGTTATGCTTATTTTTCGAAATTATTTAAACGTTATTTAGGTATTTCGCCAAAGAAATATTTGACTTTATTGCGAGTTCAAAAAGCGGCGGAAATGATTGAAACTAGTGATGATAAATTGAGTGAGGTGGCTTTACAAACTGGCTTTCCCGATGAAAAGAGTTTTTATGCTGCTTTCAAAGCTAGATATCGCCAAACTCCTTTGGAGTATCGTAAGAAATTGCAAAGTATCACTTAA
- a CDS encoding alpha/beta hydrolase, with protein MAHLKINYFSNALLKDCQMDVLLPQTTNDTTWDKNLLNDLPVIYLLHGMSDDNTSWLRKTRLERLLKNTAVAVVMPNADLSWYANTNYGLDYYTDIAEELPKVVHEFFPQISSKREKNFIMGASMGGYGAYKIALSTNQFSHAAALSGAFYPDGQNKILESFRPKEYWNGIFERKNFDNSQNNLMHLAKQKLACTEDVPKLYDWCGKQDFLYQDNQKFISELSQIGIQVNANFTNGKHDWYYWDKFLEDILNWLPIDYLPEERLC; from the coding sequence ATGGCACATTTAAAAATCAATTATTTTTCTAATGCCCTACTCAAAGATTGCCAAATGGATGTCTTATTACCCCAAACAACCAACGACACTACTTGGGATAAAAATCTTTTAAACGATCTTCCTGTAATTTATTTACTCCACGGCATGAGCGACGACAACACTTCTTGGTTACGTAAAACCCGTCTTGAACGTTTACTCAAAAATACTGCCGTTGCTGTCGTTATGCCCAACGCTGATTTAAGTTGGTATGCCAATACTAATTACGGTTTGGACTACTACACCGACATTGCTGAAGAATTGCCGAAGGTCGTACATGAATTCTTCCCACAAATCTCTAGCAAACGAGAAAAAAATTTCATTATGGGAGCTTCAATGGGTGGCTATGGTGCTTACAAAATAGCTCTCTCTACTAACCAATTTAGCCACGCTGCTGCCTTATCTGGAGCATTTTATCCCGATGGACAAAATAAGATTCTTGAAAGCTTTCGTCCTAAAGAATATTGGAATGGTATCTTCGAAAGAAAGAACTTCGATAACTCCCAAAATAATCTCATGCACTTGGCCAAACAAAAGCTTGCTTGTACCGAAGACGTTCCTAAATTATATGACTGGTGTGGCAAACAAGACTTCCTCTATCAAGATAACCAAAAATTCATTAGTGAATTGTCACAAATCGGCATTCAAGTTAACGCCAACTTTACTAATGGCAAGCACGATTGGTACTACTGGGACAAGTTCTTGGAAGATATCTTAAATTGGTTGCCAATCGATTACTTACCCGAAGAAAGACTATGTTAA
- a CDS encoding PTS transporter subunit EIIC: MDYSADAKQIIKHVGGDENINTLIHCMTRLRFTLKDESKADTKALEDMDVTIKVMKAQGQYQVVIGNKVTDVFNAILDVLPRLNTEDAPKDVVEKVADEGFGAKIKHGYDEFIGILTASMMPIIGVLAGSGITKGILAGLVSAGVLSDKAGIYLLINTMADTIFYFLPVILGFTAAKKLGSDPIAMAVIGAFLIHPNIIGIAGNKVPEIGLFGDFAVKIMNYSGSVFPIIVAAWLGKYVEKYLKKAIPEMIQGIFVPIIEIIVLSFVLLLAVAPIITVLSKGLADGISGLLAFNGIIGGAIYGAFYPILVVFGLHWPLIPIVINDLAVNGQSVICALTSITAMGIAGAVFAVAIKTKKKKFEALGYSAGVSALCGISEPSLYGILLKYKKVFYMTMIGNAIGGAVAGGMNLVIYGFTGSLIGFPSFINPKGGIDANFTAYIISHLIAFGAAFVLTYLFGYNDKMQSSDQEA, from the coding sequence ATGGATTATTCAGCTGATGCTAAACAAATTATCAAACACGTCGGCGGCGATGAAAATATCAACACTTTGATTCACTGCATGACAAGACTGCGTTTCACGTTAAAAGATGAATCAAAAGCCGACACTAAAGCCTTAGAAGATATGGATGTTACTATCAAGGTTATGAAAGCTCAAGGTCAATATCAAGTTGTCATTGGCAATAAAGTAACCGACGTCTTCAACGCCATTTTAGATGTTCTACCTCGTCTCAATACTGAAGATGCTCCTAAAGATGTCGTTGAAAAAGTAGCTGATGAAGGTTTTGGTGCAAAAATCAAGCACGGCTACGATGAATTTATCGGTATTTTAACTGCTTCTATGATGCCAATCATCGGTGTTTTAGCTGGCTCTGGTATCACCAAAGGTATCTTAGCCGGTTTAGTCAGTGCTGGAGTTTTAAGTGACAAAGCCGGAATCTACTTATTGATCAATACAATGGCCGATACGATTTTTTACTTCTTGCCGGTTATCTTAGGTTTTACCGCTGCCAAGAAACTCGGTTCTGACCCTATCGCTATGGCGGTTATCGGTGCTTTTCTAATTCACCCTAATATTATTGGTATTGCCGGAAACAAAGTTCCAGAAATCGGATTATTCGGTGACTTCGCTGTTAAAATCATGAACTATTCCGGATCAGTCTTTCCAATCATCGTAGCTGCCTGGTTAGGTAAATACGTTGAAAAATATCTCAAAAAAGCCATTCCTGAAATGATTCAAGGAATCTTCGTTCCTATTATTGAAATTATTGTTTTATCATTCGTTCTATTATTAGCAGTTGCTCCAATCATCACTGTTTTGAGTAAAGGTTTGGCAGATGGAATTTCTGGTTTATTAGCTTTTAACGGTATTATCGGCGGTGCTATCTACGGCGCCTTCTATCCAATCTTAGTAGTCTTTGGTCTGCATTGGCCTTTGATTCCAATTGTTATCAATGATTTAGCTGTTAACGGCCAAAGCGTTATCTGTGCTCTAACTTCTATTACTGCTATGGGAATTGCTGGTGCAGTTTTTGCAGTAGCTATCAAAACTAAGAAAAAGAAATTCGAAGCTCTTGGCTATTCAGCCGGTGTTTCTGCTCTTTGCGGAATTTCTGAACCATCGCTTTACGGAATTCTTCTAAAATACAAGAAAGTCTTCTACATGACAATGATTGGCAATGCTATCGGTGGTGCTGTTGCTGGTGGAATGAACTTAGTGATTTATGGATTTACTGGCAGTTTGATTGGTTTTCCTTCATTCATCAATCCTAAAGGCGGAATCGATGCTAACTTCACAGCTTACATAATCTCTCATTTGATTGCCTTTGGCGCTGCTTTTGTCCTCACTTACCTCTTCGGTTACAACGACAAGATGCAATCAAGTGATCAAGAAGCTTAA
- a CDS encoding DeoR/GlpR family DNA-binding transcription regulator has protein sequence MQKERLELIMKTLQEKQSLSLKEIIDLTNTSRDTARRDIVKLADNDLIERSYGGISLPNTFKKLDNYLKRNDQHVTDKQKLAKKAAVFANQANQIYLDVSTTVSFLSRYITKKDLFAVTNSLDIADQLIRFAPCKSRILGGNLDPEKRCVVGTKPCLDIENYSFDYAFLSCVGIDEQGVYYAYEDDLDYKAKIRKQSKKVVLLLDHSKVNVQHNFKALKLNQIDYIIMNGELPQKLENKLIKSKTQMIYI, from the coding sequence ATGCAAAAAGAACGACTAGAACTAATTATGAAAACTCTCCAAGAAAAACAATCCTTATCTCTTAAAGAAATCATCGATCTAACTAATACTTCTAGGGACACTGCTCGTCGTGACATCGTCAAATTAGCTGATAATGACTTGATAGAACGAAGTTACGGTGGCATCAGCTTACCCAACACTTTTAAAAAACTCGATAACTACTTAAAACGTAATGATCAACATGTTACTGACAAACAAAAATTAGCTAAAAAAGCCGCTGTCTTTGCTAACCAAGCTAATCAAATTTATTTAGACGTTTCTACAACCGTTAGCTTTTTATCGAGATATATCACTAAAAAAGATTTGTTTGCTGTCACTAATTCCTTGGACATTGCTGACCAATTGATTCGTTTTGCCCCTTGTAAATCACGAATCTTAGGCGGTAATTTGGACCCCGAGAAGCGTTGTGTCGTCGGAACTAAACCTTGTCTTGATATAGAAAATTATTCATTCGACTATGCTTTTCTCAGCTGTGTTGGAATCGACGAACAAGGGGTTTATTATGCTTACGAAGATGATCTTGATTATAAGGCGAAAATTCGTAAACAATCCAAGAAAGTCGTTCTTTTGCTAGATCATAGCAAAGTAAACGTTCAACACAATTTCAAAGCTCTCAAACTAAATCAGATTGATTATATTATTATGAATGGCGAATTACCCCAAAAGCTCGAAAATAAATTAATCAAATCTAAAACGCAGATGATTTACATTTAG
- a CDS encoding HAD family hydrolase — protein MKSTILFDVDGTLIDTEKTIIKSFQKTLSDTYGITRKAEELFYVLGIPGTKAVERYVHSEAESQKLLADWTENDHAMFHYSEVFNGIEQALEQLQRQNIKLGIVTSRTDAEMQVVIDNFDIGKYFDIFITASKTKLHKPNPDPILKAMEILNLLPQETMYVGDSIYDFQCAKNAGIEFGLASWGAKENPEFAKVDYHLKTPLDLTRLV, from the coding sequence ATGAAAAGTACAATTTTATTCGACGTTGACGGCACTTTGATTGATACTGAAAAAACGATTATCAAATCTTTCCAAAAGACACTGTCCGACACTTATGGCATTACACGTAAAGCTGAAGAACTCTTTTATGTCCTAGGGATACCTGGTACTAAAGCGGTCGAAAGATACGTGCATTCAGAAGCTGAAAGCCAGAAGTTACTAGCCGACTGGACTGAAAATGATCACGCTATGTTCCACTATTCTGAAGTTTTTAATGGCATCGAACAGGCTTTAGAACAACTACAACGACAAAATATTAAACTTGGTATTGTTACCTCAAGAACTGACGCTGAAATGCAAGTCGTGATAGACAATTTTGACATCGGCAAATACTTCGATATCTTCATCACCGCTTCCAAGACTAAATTACACAAACCCAATCCTGACCCTATCTTAAAAGCCATGGAAATTTTAAACTTATTACCTCAAGAGACTATGTATGTTGGTGATTCGATTTATGACTTTCAATGTGCCAAGAATGCTGGTATCGAATTTGGTTTAGCCAGTTGGGGTGCTAAAGAGAATCCTGAATTTGCAAAAGTTGACTATCACCTAAAAACACCGCTTGATCTTACTAGATTAGTTTAA
- a CDS encoding flavocytochrome c codes for MANKFIFKPNKIDELKDHYDVVIVGSGGAGLTSAIQAYELGLSPVILEKMDKIGGNTNRASSGMNAAETFVQLNHHIVDSFQEFYDETFIGGGKQNNPELLKFFTEHGALAIDWLDQHGLKLDDLTITGGMKTMRTHRPSSLMPIGGYLVTELLKYVEKYQIPLFDNVKVTDILSDNGQVTGIKAESDREIEIKTSAVILATGGFGAGKDLLAQYRSDLLNLRTTNQPGATGDGIKLAQKLGAQLVDMEQVQVHPTVQQDTPHAYLIGEAVRGEGAILVNNNGTRFVNELDTRKNVTQAIDDLGGTGAYLIFDTDIRKRVKAIEFYDHVGLVKTGQTLSQLAAEIKVDANELEKTVANWNQAVKAQQDSEFNRTTGMERDISDGPFFAIHIAPAVHYTMGGLKINDKTQVLNTDNKVIKGLFAAGEIAGGLHGNNRIGGNSIAETVVFGRQAGQQVYKYLH; via the coding sequence ATGGCGAATAAATTTATTTTTAAACCTAATAAGATTGACGAACTAAAAGATCACTACGATGTTGTAATCGTAGGTTCCGGTGGGGCAGGTTTGACGAGTGCCATTCAAGCTTATGAATTAGGACTTTCGCCAGTGATTTTAGAAAAAATGGACAAAATCGGTGGCAATACTAATCGAGCTTCTTCAGGAATGAACGCTGCTGAGACTTTCGTCCAATTGAATCATCACATCGTTGATAGCTTTCAAGAATTCTATGATGAAACTTTTATCGGTGGTGGCAAACAAAATAATCCTGAACTTTTGAAATTCTTCACAGAACATGGAGCTCTAGCAATCGATTGGTTAGATCAACACGGGTTAAAACTCGATGATTTGACGATCACTGGTGGAATGAAAACTATGCGAACTCACCGACCTAGCAGTTTGATGCCAATTGGTGGCTATCTAGTTACTGAATTGTTGAAATACGTTGAAAAATACCAAATTCCTCTGTTTGATAATGTTAAAGTGACTGATATTTTATCTGACAATGGTCAAGTTACTGGTATCAAAGCTGAATCAGACCGTGAAATCGAGATTAAAACTTCAGCGGTGATTTTAGCAACTGGTGGTTTTGGAGCTGGGAAAGATCTCTTAGCACAATATCGTTCTGACTTGCTTAATTTGAGAACAACTAATCAACCCGGTGCTACTGGGGATGGAATTAAGTTAGCTCAAAAGTTAGGTGCTCAATTGGTCGATATGGAACAAGTTCAAGTCCATCCAACTGTTCAACAAGATACTCCTCATGCATATTTGATTGGTGAAGCTGTTCGTGGCGAAGGAGCTATTTTAGTTAATAATAACGGAACTCGTTTCGTTAACGAATTGGATACTAGAAAGAATGTCACTCAAGCTATCGACGACTTAGGTGGAACTGGAGCATACTTGATCTTTGATACCGATATTCGCAAGCGGGTCAAAGCAATTGAATTTTATGATCACGTTGGCTTAGTAAAAACAGGTCAAACTTTGTCGCAATTAGCTGCTGAAATTAAAGTCGATGCAAATGAATTAGAAAAAACAGTCGCTAATTGGAATCAAGCGGTTAAAGCTCAACAAGACTCAGAATTTAATCGTACAACGGGTATGGAACGCGATATTTCTGATGGGCCATTCTTTGCTATTCATATTGCGCCAGCTGTTCACTATACGATGGGTGGCTTGAAGATCAACGATAAGACTCAAGTATTGAATACAGATAATAAGGTTATCAAAGGACTATTTGCGGCTGGTGAAATTGCTGGTGGTTTACACGGTAATAATCGAATCGGTGGCAATTCAATCGCCGAAACAGTAGTCTTTGGTAGACAAGCTGGACAACAAGTTTATAAGTATCTCCACTAA